A single Candidatus Rokuibacteriota bacterium DNA region contains:
- a CDS encoding Fic family protein — MAGAPGRHVRTREGYTAFVPDPLPPELSWGPELVRALSDADRLIGRLAGEGGRLPNPHLLIRPFVRREAVLSSRIEGTQATLGELLAAEAGAAVERSPADLREVGNYVVALEYGIKRLKSLPLSLRLIRELHKRLMAGVRGDYATPGEFRRSQNWIGPPGAPLANATYIPPPPGELMACLGDWEKFLHDRSLPPLVQIGLAHSQFEAIHPFLDGNGRVGRLLITLFLVEREILPTPLLYLSAFFEATRRDYYERLRDVTGRGEWVEWLHYFLNGVARQSEDALSRAERINGRLAEWRIAVSGTPSKVPLAFLDQLAANPFLTVKGAAKRLGVAFTTAQRAVARLQDLRIVTEISQAKRDRVYCAKALLDILEEPARLTPLEEA, encoded by the coding sequence GTGGCTGGAGCGCCTGGACGGCACGTCCGAACCCGGGAGGGGTACACGGCATTCGTGCCCGATCCCCTGCCGCCGGAACTCTCCTGGGGACCGGAGCTGGTCCGGGCCCTCTCGGACGCCGACCGGCTGATCGGGCGGCTGGCCGGAGAAGGAGGGCGGCTGCCGAACCCGCATCTCCTAATCCGGCCGTTCGTCCGGCGGGAAGCGGTGCTCTCGAGCCGGATTGAGGGGACCCAGGCCACTCTCGGTGAGCTCCTGGCCGCGGAGGCCGGGGCGGCGGTGGAGCGGAGCCCCGCGGACCTGCGAGAGGTAGGGAACTATGTCGTGGCTCTGGAGTACGGCATTAAGCGCCTGAAAAGCCTTCCCCTGTCACTCAGGCTCATTCGGGAGCTCCACAAGAGACTTATGGCCGGCGTTCGGGGCGACTACGCAACTCCCGGGGAGTTTCGTCGATCGCAGAACTGGATCGGCCCGCCGGGGGCCCCGCTGGCGAATGCCACATACATCCCGCCTCCGCCGGGCGAGCTCATGGCCTGCCTTGGAGATTGGGAGAAGTTTCTGCACGACCGCTCCCTGCCGCCCCTCGTGCAAATCGGCCTGGCGCACTCGCAGTTCGAGGCGATCCACCCGTTCCTGGATGGCAACGGGCGCGTCGGGCGACTTTTGATCACGCTCTTTCTTGTCGAGCGGGAGATTCTGCCCACGCCCCTGCTCTACCTGAGCGCGTTCTTCGAGGCGACGCGCCGCGACTACTACGAGCGCCTGCGAGACGTGACCGGGCGGGGAGAGTGGGTGGAGTGGCTGCACTACTTCCTGAACGGCGTTGCCCGACAATCGGAGGACGCTTTGAGCCGCGCCGAGAGGATCAACGGGCGCCTGGCGGAGTGGCGGATTGCTGTCTCAGGAACGCCGTCCAAGGTGCCGCTGGCGTTCCTGGATCAGTTGGCCGCCAACCCGTTCCTGACCGTCAAAGGGGCGGCGAAACGGCTCGGTGTGGCCTTCACGACTGCCCAACGCGCAGTCGCGAGGCTTCAGGATCTGCGCATCGTCACGGAGATCAGCCAGGCCAAGCGCGACCGCGTCTACTGCGCCAAGGCCCTGCTGGACATCCTGGAGGAGCCGGCGCGCCTTACCCCGCTCGAGGAGGCTTGA